A single Cottoperca gobio chromosome 5, fCotGob3.1, whole genome shotgun sequence DNA region contains:
- the tfeb gene encoding transcription factor EB isoform X4 produces MASRIGLRMQLMRDQLQQEEQRERQQIQQIQQHQQQQQNAAMQYMQHCMAVPHAPTPAISTPQHPQSMQVPVEVLKVQTHLENPTDYHIRQSRRQQVKEYLSTTFATKQTVHAVAGPVQPSPPTKMGPTGGSASAPPPLHSPHMRTEQLMSGNSAPNSPMAMLNIGSSHETEMDEVIDDIISMQSNYDDIQAYIDPIQMPNTLPLSSSHLDVYTGPGMKGPAIAMTSNSCPANLTVKRELSDTEARAMAKERQKKDNHNLIERRRRFNINDRIKELGTMIPKTNDLVHSDVRWNKGTILRASVEYIKRMQKDAHRSREVENNFKRMEMANKQLMLRIQELEMQARIHGLPNNSPSALNPTDLMSSYIKQETSPEENLSHALAQAHHQPQHLPQNQAHPQAQQHHFLPQNHLHPQGQVQQQPRQLPPLPHHMQQPQPPIQFPAVGSSQPFDFAQSLDLCDAIPGFSDSMSGLGDLGGLDVQGRRGELGFLMMDEPLSPMGGDPLLSAMSPDASVDSSRRSSFSIEDGDIL; encoded by the exons ATGGCCTCACGCATCGGCCTGCGGATGCAG ctgaTGCGAGACCAGCTGCAGCAAGAGGAGCAGCGTGAGAGGCAGCAGATACAGCAGatacagcagcatcagcagcagcagcagaatgcagccatgcagtacatgcagcaTTGCATGGCTGTGCCACATGCACCCACCCCGGCCATCAGCACCCCACAGCATCCCCAAAGCATGCAGGTCCCCGTGGAGGTTCTTAAG GTACAGACCCATCTCGAGAATCCTACGGATTACCACATCCGTCAGTCTCGGAGGCAACAGGTGAAAGAATACCTCTCCACCACCTTTGCCACCAAACAG ACGGTCCATGCAGTAGCAGGGCCGGTGCAGCCCTCTCCTCCCACAAAGATGGGACCCACAGGGGGTTCAGCGTccgcccccccacccctccactCCCCACACATGCGCACTGAACAGCTCATGTCTGGAAACAGCGCCCCAAACAGCCCCATGGCCATGCTCAACATCGGCTCCAGCCACGAGACAGAG atgGATGAGGTcattgatgacatcatcagcatGCAGTCCAATTATGACGATATTCAGGCATACATTGACCCTATCCAGATGCCAAACACA CTCCCCCTGTCTAGCAGTCACCTGGATGTGTATACAGGTCCGGGGATGAAGGGTCCAGCCATTGCTATGACCAGCAACTCCTGTCCTGCCAACCTGACCGTTAAACGAGAACTGTCAG atACAGAAGCTCGTGCTATGGCtaaggagagacagaagaaagacAACCATAATCTGA ttgaaaggaggaggagattcAACATCAATGATCGTATCAAAGAGCTGGGCACCATGATCCCCAAGACCAATGACCT TGTGCATAGTGATGTGCGCTGGAACAAAGGCACTATTCTGCGGGCGTCTGTTGAGTACATCAAACGCATGCAGAAGGATGCACATAGGTCCAGAGAGGTGGAGAACAACTTCAAAAGGATGGAAATGGCCAACAAACAACTGATGCTACGTATCCAG GAATTGGAGATGCAGGCTCGTATACATGGCCTGCCCAACAACTCTCCATCTGCCCTGAACCCCACTGACCTGATGTCTTCTTATATAAAACAAGAGACCAGCCCAGAGGAGAACCTCTCTCACGCCCTGGCACAAGCCCACCACCAGCCCCAGCACCTACCCCAGAACCAGGCTCATCCCCAGGCCCAGCAGCACCACTTCCTCCCGCAGAACCACCTCCACCCCCAGGGCCAGGTTCAGCAACAGCCTAGGCAGCTGCCACCACTCCCTCATCACATGCAGCAGCCCCAGCCACCCATCCAGTTTCCAGCCGTAGGCAGCTCCCAGCCCTTTGACTTTGCCCAGTCGCTGGACTTGTGTGATGCGATACCCGGCTTCTCAGACAGCATGTCGGGGCTAGGCGACCTGGGTGGACTGGACGTCcaggggaggagaggtgagCTGGGCTTCCTGATGATGGACGAGCCCTTGTCCCCTATGGGAGGAGACCCACTGCTCTCCGCGATGTCGCCTGATGCCTCGGTCGACTCCAGCCGCAGATCCAGCTTCAGCATAGAGGATGGAGACATACTCTAG
- the tfeb gene encoding transcription factor EB isoform X2, with amino-acid sequence MNVSRAQSANNCLSLSGSVCITRGGADLSWIHYVVFRIVGELLLPLPLGLDCGALTSARPPLPPRPPAMASRIGLRMQLMRDQLQQEEQRERQQIQQIQQHQQQQQNAAMQYMQHCMAVPHAPTPAISTPQHPQSMQVPVEVLKVQTHLENPTDYHIRQSRRQQVKEYLSTTFATKQTVHAVAGPVQPSPPTKMGPTGGSASAPPPLHSPHMRTEQLMSGNSAPNSPMAMLNIGSSHETEMDEVIDDIISMQSNYDDIQAYIDPIQMPNTLPLSSSHLDVYTGPGMKGPAIAMTSNSCPANLTVKRELSEARAMAKERQKKDNHNLIERRRRFNINDRIKELGTMIPKTNDLVHSDVRWNKGTILRASVEYIKRMQKDAHRSREVENNFKRMEMANKQLMLRIQELEMQARIHGLPNNSPSALNPTDLMSSYIKQETSPEENLSHALAQAHHQPQHLPQNQAHPQAQQHHFLPQNHLHPQGQVQQQPRQLPPLPHHMQQPQPPIQFPAVGSSQPFDFAQSLDLCDAIPGFSDSMSGLGDLGGLDVQGRRGELGFLMMDEPLSPMGGDPLLSAMSPDASVDSSRRSSFSIEDGDIL; translated from the exons ATGAATGTTAGTCGGGCCCAGTCAGCAAAcaactgtctgtctctgtcagggAGTGTGTGCATAACACGTGGAGGAGCAGATCTCTCTTGGATACACTATGTTGTCTTTAGGATAGTTGGAGAGTTGCTG CTTCCTCTACCGCTCGGGCTGGACTGCGGTGCATTGACGTCGGCTCGCCCTCCCCTGCCCCCTCGCCCCCCAGCAATGGCCTCACGCATCGGCCTGCGGATGCAG ctgaTGCGAGACCAGCTGCAGCAAGAGGAGCAGCGTGAGAGGCAGCAGATACAGCAGatacagcagcatcagcagcagcagcagaatgcagccatgcagtacatgcagcaTTGCATGGCTGTGCCACATGCACCCACCCCGGCCATCAGCACCCCACAGCATCCCCAAAGCATGCAGGTCCCCGTGGAGGTTCTTAAG GTACAGACCCATCTCGAGAATCCTACGGATTACCACATCCGTCAGTCTCGGAGGCAACAGGTGAAAGAATACCTCTCCACCACCTTTGCCACCAAACAG ACGGTCCATGCAGTAGCAGGGCCGGTGCAGCCCTCTCCTCCCACAAAGATGGGACCCACAGGGGGTTCAGCGTccgcccccccacccctccactCCCCACACATGCGCACTGAACAGCTCATGTCTGGAAACAGCGCCCCAAACAGCCCCATGGCCATGCTCAACATCGGCTCCAGCCACGAGACAGAG atgGATGAGGTcattgatgacatcatcagcatGCAGTCCAATTATGACGATATTCAGGCATACATTGACCCTATCCAGATGCCAAACACA CTCCCCCTGTCTAGCAGTCACCTGGATGTGTATACAGGTCCGGGGATGAAGGGTCCAGCCATTGCTATGACCAGCAACTCCTGTCCTGCCAACCTGACCGTTAAACGAGAACTGTCAG AAGCTCGTGCTATGGCtaaggagagacagaagaaagacAACCATAATCTGA ttgaaaggaggaggagattcAACATCAATGATCGTATCAAAGAGCTGGGCACCATGATCCCCAAGACCAATGACCT TGTGCATAGTGATGTGCGCTGGAACAAAGGCACTATTCTGCGGGCGTCTGTTGAGTACATCAAACGCATGCAGAAGGATGCACATAGGTCCAGAGAGGTGGAGAACAACTTCAAAAGGATGGAAATGGCCAACAAACAACTGATGCTACGTATCCAG GAATTGGAGATGCAGGCTCGTATACATGGCCTGCCCAACAACTCTCCATCTGCCCTGAACCCCACTGACCTGATGTCTTCTTATATAAAACAAGAGACCAGCCCAGAGGAGAACCTCTCTCACGCCCTGGCACAAGCCCACCACCAGCCCCAGCACCTACCCCAGAACCAGGCTCATCCCCAGGCCCAGCAGCACCACTTCCTCCCGCAGAACCACCTCCACCCCCAGGGCCAGGTTCAGCAACAGCCTAGGCAGCTGCCACCACTCCCTCATCACATGCAGCAGCCCCAGCCACCCATCCAGTTTCCAGCCGTAGGCAGCTCCCAGCCCTTTGACTTTGCCCAGTCGCTGGACTTGTGTGATGCGATACCCGGCTTCTCAGACAGCATGTCGGGGCTAGGCGACCTGGGTGGACTGGACGTCcaggggaggagaggtgagCTGGGCTTCCTGATGATGGACGAGCCCTTGTCCCCTATGGGAGGAGACCCACTGCTCTCCGCGATGTCGCCTGATGCCTCGGTCGACTCCAGCCGCAGATCCAGCTTCAGCATAGAGGATGGAGACATACTCTAG
- the tfeb gene encoding transcription factor EB isoform X1 — MNVSRAQSANNCLSLSGSVCITRGGADLSWIHYVVFRIVGELLLPLPLGLDCGALTSARPPLPPRPPAMASRIGLRMQLMRDQLQQEEQRERQQIQQIQQHQQQQQNAAMQYMQHCMAVPHAPTPAISTPQHPQSMQVPVEVLKVQTHLENPTDYHIRQSRRQQVKEYLSTTFATKQTVHAVAGPVQPSPPTKMGPTGGSASAPPPLHSPHMRTEQLMSGNSAPNSPMAMLNIGSSHETEMDEVIDDIISMQSNYDDIQAYIDPIQMPNTLPLSSSHLDVYTGPGMKGPAIAMTSNSCPANLTVKRELSDTEARAMAKERQKKDNHNLIERRRRFNINDRIKELGTMIPKTNDLVHSDVRWNKGTILRASVEYIKRMQKDAHRSREVENNFKRMEMANKQLMLRIQELEMQARIHGLPNNSPSALNPTDLMSSYIKQETSPEENLSHALAQAHHQPQHLPQNQAHPQAQQHHFLPQNHLHPQGQVQQQPRQLPPLPHHMQQPQPPIQFPAVGSSQPFDFAQSLDLCDAIPGFSDSMSGLGDLGGLDVQGRRGELGFLMMDEPLSPMGGDPLLSAMSPDASVDSSRRSSFSIEDGDIL; from the exons ATGAATGTTAGTCGGGCCCAGTCAGCAAAcaactgtctgtctctgtcagggAGTGTGTGCATAACACGTGGAGGAGCAGATCTCTCTTGGATACACTATGTTGTCTTTAGGATAGTTGGAGAGTTGCTG CTTCCTCTACCGCTCGGGCTGGACTGCGGTGCATTGACGTCGGCTCGCCCTCCCCTGCCCCCTCGCCCCCCAGCAATGGCCTCACGCATCGGCCTGCGGATGCAG ctgaTGCGAGACCAGCTGCAGCAAGAGGAGCAGCGTGAGAGGCAGCAGATACAGCAGatacagcagcatcagcagcagcagcagaatgcagccatgcagtacatgcagcaTTGCATGGCTGTGCCACATGCACCCACCCCGGCCATCAGCACCCCACAGCATCCCCAAAGCATGCAGGTCCCCGTGGAGGTTCTTAAG GTACAGACCCATCTCGAGAATCCTACGGATTACCACATCCGTCAGTCTCGGAGGCAACAGGTGAAAGAATACCTCTCCACCACCTTTGCCACCAAACAG ACGGTCCATGCAGTAGCAGGGCCGGTGCAGCCCTCTCCTCCCACAAAGATGGGACCCACAGGGGGTTCAGCGTccgcccccccacccctccactCCCCACACATGCGCACTGAACAGCTCATGTCTGGAAACAGCGCCCCAAACAGCCCCATGGCCATGCTCAACATCGGCTCCAGCCACGAGACAGAG atgGATGAGGTcattgatgacatcatcagcatGCAGTCCAATTATGACGATATTCAGGCATACATTGACCCTATCCAGATGCCAAACACA CTCCCCCTGTCTAGCAGTCACCTGGATGTGTATACAGGTCCGGGGATGAAGGGTCCAGCCATTGCTATGACCAGCAACTCCTGTCCTGCCAACCTGACCGTTAAACGAGAACTGTCAG atACAGAAGCTCGTGCTATGGCtaaggagagacagaagaaagacAACCATAATCTGA ttgaaaggaggaggagattcAACATCAATGATCGTATCAAAGAGCTGGGCACCATGATCCCCAAGACCAATGACCT TGTGCATAGTGATGTGCGCTGGAACAAAGGCACTATTCTGCGGGCGTCTGTTGAGTACATCAAACGCATGCAGAAGGATGCACATAGGTCCAGAGAGGTGGAGAACAACTTCAAAAGGATGGAAATGGCCAACAAACAACTGATGCTACGTATCCAG GAATTGGAGATGCAGGCTCGTATACATGGCCTGCCCAACAACTCTCCATCTGCCCTGAACCCCACTGACCTGATGTCTTCTTATATAAAACAAGAGACCAGCCCAGAGGAGAACCTCTCTCACGCCCTGGCACAAGCCCACCACCAGCCCCAGCACCTACCCCAGAACCAGGCTCATCCCCAGGCCCAGCAGCACCACTTCCTCCCGCAGAACCACCTCCACCCCCAGGGCCAGGTTCAGCAACAGCCTAGGCAGCTGCCACCACTCCCTCATCACATGCAGCAGCCCCAGCCACCCATCCAGTTTCCAGCCGTAGGCAGCTCCCAGCCCTTTGACTTTGCCCAGTCGCTGGACTTGTGTGATGCGATACCCGGCTTCTCAGACAGCATGTCGGGGCTAGGCGACCTGGGTGGACTGGACGTCcaggggaggagaggtgagCTGGGCTTCCTGATGATGGACGAGCCCTTGTCCCCTATGGGAGGAGACCCACTGCTCTCCGCGATGTCGCCTGATGCCTCGGTCGACTCCAGCCGCAGATCCAGCTTCAGCATAGAGGATGGAGACATACTCTAG
- the tfeb gene encoding transcription factor EB isoform X3 — protein MNVSRAQSANNCLSLSGSVCITRGGADLSWIHYVVFRIVGELLLPLPLGLDCGALTSARPPLPPRPPAMASRIGLRMQLMRDQLQQEEQRERQQIQQIQQHQQQQQNAAMQYMQHCMAVPHAPTPAISTPQHPQSMQVPVEVLKVQTHLENPTDYHIRQSRRQQVKEYLSTTFATKQTVHAVAGPVQPSPPTKMGPTGGSASAPPPLHSPHMRTEQLMSGNSAPNSPMAMLNIGSSHETEMDEVIDDIISMQSNYDDIQAYIDPIQMPNTLPLSSSHLDVYTGPGMKGPAIAMTSNSCPANLTVKRELSDTEARAMAKERQKKDNHNLIERRRRFNINDRIKELGTMIPKTNDLDVRWNKGTILRASVEYIKRMQKDAHRSREVENNFKRMEMANKQLMLRIQELEMQARIHGLPNNSPSALNPTDLMSSYIKQETSPEENLSHALAQAHHQPQHLPQNQAHPQAQQHHFLPQNHLHPQGQVQQQPRQLPPLPHHMQQPQPPIQFPAVGSSQPFDFAQSLDLCDAIPGFSDSMSGLGDLGGLDVQGRRGELGFLMMDEPLSPMGGDPLLSAMSPDASVDSSRRSSFSIEDGDIL, from the exons ATGAATGTTAGTCGGGCCCAGTCAGCAAAcaactgtctgtctctgtcagggAGTGTGTGCATAACACGTGGAGGAGCAGATCTCTCTTGGATACACTATGTTGTCTTTAGGATAGTTGGAGAGTTGCTG CTTCCTCTACCGCTCGGGCTGGACTGCGGTGCATTGACGTCGGCTCGCCCTCCCCTGCCCCCTCGCCCCCCAGCAATGGCCTCACGCATCGGCCTGCGGATGCAG ctgaTGCGAGACCAGCTGCAGCAAGAGGAGCAGCGTGAGAGGCAGCAGATACAGCAGatacagcagcatcagcagcagcagcagaatgcagccatgcagtacatgcagcaTTGCATGGCTGTGCCACATGCACCCACCCCGGCCATCAGCACCCCACAGCATCCCCAAAGCATGCAGGTCCCCGTGGAGGTTCTTAAG GTACAGACCCATCTCGAGAATCCTACGGATTACCACATCCGTCAGTCTCGGAGGCAACAGGTGAAAGAATACCTCTCCACCACCTTTGCCACCAAACAG ACGGTCCATGCAGTAGCAGGGCCGGTGCAGCCCTCTCCTCCCACAAAGATGGGACCCACAGGGGGTTCAGCGTccgcccccccacccctccactCCCCACACATGCGCACTGAACAGCTCATGTCTGGAAACAGCGCCCCAAACAGCCCCATGGCCATGCTCAACATCGGCTCCAGCCACGAGACAGAG atgGATGAGGTcattgatgacatcatcagcatGCAGTCCAATTATGACGATATTCAGGCATACATTGACCCTATCCAGATGCCAAACACA CTCCCCCTGTCTAGCAGTCACCTGGATGTGTATACAGGTCCGGGGATGAAGGGTCCAGCCATTGCTATGACCAGCAACTCCTGTCCTGCCAACCTGACCGTTAAACGAGAACTGTCAG atACAGAAGCTCGTGCTATGGCtaaggagagacagaagaaagacAACCATAATCTGA ttgaaaggaggaggagattcAACATCAATGATCGTATCAAAGAGCTGGGCACCATGATCCCCAAGACCAATGACCT TGATGTGCGCTGGAACAAAGGCACTATTCTGCGGGCGTCTGTTGAGTACATCAAACGCATGCAGAAGGATGCACATAGGTCCAGAGAGGTGGAGAACAACTTCAAAAGGATGGAAATGGCCAACAAACAACTGATGCTACGTATCCAG GAATTGGAGATGCAGGCTCGTATACATGGCCTGCCCAACAACTCTCCATCTGCCCTGAACCCCACTGACCTGATGTCTTCTTATATAAAACAAGAGACCAGCCCAGAGGAGAACCTCTCTCACGCCCTGGCACAAGCCCACCACCAGCCCCAGCACCTACCCCAGAACCAGGCTCATCCCCAGGCCCAGCAGCACCACTTCCTCCCGCAGAACCACCTCCACCCCCAGGGCCAGGTTCAGCAACAGCCTAGGCAGCTGCCACCACTCCCTCATCACATGCAGCAGCCCCAGCCACCCATCCAGTTTCCAGCCGTAGGCAGCTCCCAGCCCTTTGACTTTGCCCAGTCGCTGGACTTGTGTGATGCGATACCCGGCTTCTCAGACAGCATGTCGGGGCTAGGCGACCTGGGTGGACTGGACGTCcaggggaggagaggtgagCTGGGCTTCCTGATGATGGACGAGCCCTTGTCCCCTATGGGAGGAGACCCACTGCTCTCCGCGATGTCGCCTGATGCCTCGGTCGACTCCAGCCGCAGATCCAGCTTCAGCATAGAGGATGGAGACATACTCTAG